Within the Pseudomonas sp. SL4(2022) genome, the region CGCAGTCAGCTCCAAGTCGAGCTGATGGTTGTGGGTCATGACGATAAAGTAGCTGCCGGCGGGCATACGTTCGATCTCGTCGATCACTTCTTCATTGACCACTTTCTCGACTCCAACCGGAATCTGTTCAGGAAACTCGTTTTCCCGCGAGTCGATCCAGCGCACCTTGCATGGCAGGCTGGCGAGCAGCGGCACCAGGGCGCGGCCGACATGGCCGGCACCGAACACGGCGATCTGCGCCTGCGGCTGGCCCATGGGTTCGAACAGCAGCACGGTGGCGCCGCCGCAACACTGTCCGAGGCTGGCGCCCAGGCTGAAACGCTCCAGGCGGGTGTCCTGGCTGCGGCTGCTGAGCATTTCGCGGGCCAGCTCCATCGCCTTGAATTCCAGATGACCGCCACCGATGGTCTCGAAGATGCGGTCAGCGGTGACCACCATTTTCGAGCCCGCATTGCGCGGGGTTGAGCCGCGTTCTTCGATGATGGTCACCAGCACGCAGGGTTCACCGCGTTGCTGCAGGTCGGCGAGGGCGCTGATCCAGCTCATTTGCTCAGCCTCCAGGTAGGTGGCAGTTGTCCGGGGCGCGGCAAGCGCCAGTTGCTCGGTGACGGATCCAGTATGGGGACTGGAATGGGTCGTGGTGTTTGCGGTTTCACTTCGGTGTGTTTTGTCATTGTTGTACACCCTGGTCTTGCATGGGGCGGATGCCGATACGATCACTCGTAGCGGCATCTGTCCGACGGATTTAGGCCGGCTCTGCCTCTGTTGCGGCAGCAGATTTGGCGCTTTGCTGCAGTGTCTTCATTTGCTCCACCCCCCAGAGCACGCGCTCAGGCGTTGCCGGGGCGTCGATATTCGGCTGCACGCGGTAGTCCGCCAGGCTGGCCACGGCGTCCTTGATCGCACACCACACGGCGATGCCGAGCATAAACGGCGGCTCGCCAACGGCCTTGGAGTGGTACACGGTGTCTTCCGGGTTCTTGCGGTTTTCCACCAGGTTGACGCGCAGGTCCAGCGGCATATCGGCGATGGCCGGGATCTTGTAGCTGGCCGGGCCGTTGGTCATCAGCTTGCCTTTACCGTTCCAAACCAGCTCTTCCATGGTCAGCCAACCCATGCCCTGAACGAATGCGCCTTCAACCTGGCCGATGTCCAGCGCCGGATTCAGCGAGG harbors:
- the xdhC gene encoding xanthine dehydrogenase accessory protein XdhC, which gives rise to MSWISALADLQQRGEPCVLVTIIEERGSTPRNAGSKMVVTADRIFETIGGGHLEFKAMELAREMLSSRSQDTRLERFSLGASLGQCCGGATVLLFEPMGQPQAQIAVFGAGHVGRALVPLLASLPCKVRWIDSRENEFPEQIPVGVEKVVNEEVIDEIERMPAGSYFIVMTHNHQLDLELTAEILKRNDFAYYGLIGSQTKRAKFEHRLRDRGFDPAVVARMRCPMGLAEVKGKLPVEIAVSIAGEVIATYNAAFGQESKKGQPSVAKLLPASRRSQA